A genome region from Maridesulfovibrio salexigens DSM 2638 includes the following:
- the rpsJ gene encoding 30S ribosomal protein S10, which produces MVSMTSDRIRIKLKAYDYRILDKAVTEIVDTARNTGAAIAGPIPLPTQISRTTIQRSVHVDKKSREQFEMRIHKRLLDILEPTQQTVDALGKLSLPAGVDVEIKL; this is translated from the coding sequence ATGGTTTCTATGACTAGTGATCGTATTAGGATCAAGCTCAAGGCATACGACTATCGTATCCTTGATAAAGCAGTTACCGAGATTGTGGATACTGCCCGCAATACCGGCGCTGCTATCGCAGGACCCATCCCGCTGCCCACACAGATCAGCCGTACTACCATTCAGCGTTCTGTGCACGTAGACAAAAAGTCTCGTGAGCAGTTTGAGATGAGAATCCACAAGCGTCTGCTTGACATTCTTGAACCCACCCAGCAGACCGTTGACGCACTCGGCAAGCTCAGCCTGCCCGCTGGTGTTGACGTTGAAATCAAGCTGTAA
- the rplC gene encoding 50S ribosomal protein L3, which translates to MAKTIGLLGKKLGMTRVFADDGSVVPVTVLEVGPCPVMQVKTEEKEGYNAIQIGYDALPERKVNKPAKGHQEKAGKGYFRHLREFPLESVADYELGQEISVDIFAAGEKVKVTGTSKGKGFQGVMKRWNFAGSRASHGAEKVHRSPGSIGHATFPGKVFKGKKMPGQMGNERVTVSNIEIVDVRADENVLVVKGQVPGPKNGLVMIRKTS; encoded by the coding sequence ATGGCAAAAACTATCGGTTTACTCGGTAAAAAACTGGGCATGACCCGCGTCTTCGCTGACGATGGTTCTGTTGTGCCCGTCACTGTTCTCGAAGTAGGTCCTTGTCCTGTTATGCAGGTTAAGACCGAAGAGAAGGAAGGCTACAACGCCATCCAGATCGGCTACGACGCTCTTCCCGAGCGCAAGGTTAACAAGCCCGCGAAAGGTCATCAGGAAAAAGCTGGAAAAGGCTACTTCCGTCACCTTCGTGAGTTCCCCCTTGAGTCTGTAGCTGACTACGAACTGGGCCAGGAAATCTCCGTGGACATCTTTGCCGCAGGTGAAAAGGTAAAAGTTACCGGCACCTCCAAGGGTAAAGGTTTCCAGGGTGTAATGAAGCGCTGGAACTTTGCTGGTTCCCGTGCATCTCACGGTGCTGAAAAGGTACACCGTTCTCCTGGTTCCATCGGCCACGCTACTTTCCCTGGCAAAGTATTCAAAGGCAAAAAAATGCCCGGTCAGATGGGTAACGAGCGCGTTACTGTTTCCAACATTGAAATCGTAGACGTTCGTGCAGACGAAAACGTTCTCGTGGTAAAGGGACAGGTTCCCGGTCCTAAGAACGGTCTCGTTATGATCCGCAAGACCAGCTAG
- the rplB gene encoding 50S ribosomal protein L2 has product MATRKLKPTSPGRRFQTISTFEEITKSTPEKSLTKGLTKKAGRNNNGRVTSRRRGGGVKRLYRIIDFKRNKVEVPATVASIEYDPNRSARIALLHYADGEKRYILCPVGLNKGDKILAGEKADIKPGNALLLKNIPVGTIVHNIELYPGKGGQFCRAAGTYAQLIAKEGKYALLRMPSGEVRKVLATCCATVGQVGNIHHENITLGKAGRNRWLGRRPKVRGVAMNPIDHPLGGGEGRSSGGRHPVSPWGMPAKGYKTRSKKKPSSKLIVKRRGQR; this is encoded by the coding sequence ATGGCTACTCGTAAACTGAAGCCGACCTCCCCGGGTCGCCGGTTCCAGACTATCTCCACCTTTGAGGAGATTACCAAGTCTACTCCGGAAAAGTCCCTTACCAAGGGTCTGACCAAGAAGGCCGGTAGAAACAATAACGGACGGGTTACTTCCCGTCGTCGTGGCGGTGGCGTTAAACGTCTTTACCGTATCATCGACTTCAAACGTAACAAAGTAGAAGTACCCGCGACTGTTGCTTCAATCGAATATGATCCCAACAGATCCGCACGCATCGCTCTGCTGCACTACGCAGACGGTGAAAAGCGCTACATCCTTTGTCCTGTTGGACTGAATAAGGGTGATAAGATTCTCGCTGGTGAGAAAGCCGACATCAAACCCGGTAACGCTCTCCTTCTGAAGAATATCCCTGTTGGTACTATCGTTCACAATATCGAATTGTATCCCGGCAAAGGTGGCCAGTTCTGCCGCGCTGCCGGTACCTACGCACAGCTCATCGCGAAAGAAGGCAAATATGCTCTTCTGCGCATGCCTTCCGGTGAAGTCCGCAAGGTGCTCGCTACCTGCTGCGCAACCGTAGGTCAGGTTGGTAACATCCACCACGAAAACATTACCCTCGGTAAAGCCGGCCGTAACCGCTGGCTGGGTCGCAGACCTAAAGTTCGTGGTGTTGCCATGAACCCGATCGATCACCCCCTCGGTGGTGGTGAAGGTCGCAGTTCCGGTGGTAGACACCCCGTTTCTCCTTGGGGTATGCCTGCTAAGGGATACAAGACCCGCAGTAAGAAGAAACCTTCTTCCAAGCTCATCGTTAAACGCCGCGGGCAGAGGTAG
- the rplV gene encoding 50S ribosomal protein L22, with amino-acid sequence MEARAIAKYMRISPRKVRLVAENIKGKPVEEALNILKFTPKKGAEMLSKVLYSAVANAEQIPGVDVDSLCVDIVKVDEGPTWKRIQPRAMGRAYRIRKRTSHITVVVKEM; translated from the coding sequence ATGGAAGCAAGAGCTATTGCAAAATATATGCGCATTTCTCCTAGGAAAGTGCGCTTGGTAGCGGAAAACATCAAGGGAAAGCCGGTTGAGGAAGCCCTCAACATCCTGAAGTTCACTCCCAAAAAGGGTGCTGAAATGCTCAGTAAAGTGCTTTACTCTGCAGTGGCTAACGCCGAGCAGATTCCCGGAGTGGATGTTGACTCTCTCTGCGTAGACATCGTCAAAGTTGACGAAGGTCCTACCTGGAAGAGAATTCAGCCCAGGGCTATGGGTCGTGCGTATCGCATTCGCAAGCGCACCAGCCATATAACCGTCGTAGTAAAAGAAATGTAG
- the rpsS gene encoding 30S ribosomal protein S19, whose protein sequence is MPRSLKKGPFIDDHLLKKVVKAQESGDRKVIQTWSRRSTIIPEMVGLTFAVHNGRKFIPVFVTENMVGHKLGEFSPTRTYYGHAADKKSKAKR, encoded by the coding sequence ATGCCAAGATCACTGAAAAAAGGCCCGTTTATTGACGATCATCTGCTTAAAAAGGTCGTAAAAGCTCAGGAATCAGGTGACCGCAAGGTTATCCAGACCTGGTCCCGTCGCTCCACTATCATTCCCGAAATGGTAGGTTTGACCTTCGCAGTACATAATGGCCGTAAGTTTATTCCTGTATTCGTGACCGAAAACATGGTAGGACACAAGCTGGGCGAATTTTCTCCCACCCGTACCTACTACGGCCACGCTGCAGATAAGAAAAGCAAGGCCAAACGCTAG
- the rplW gene encoding 50S ribosomal protein L23 has protein sequence MDYTQILIKPVISEKATDIKEAANQVAFYVLPSANKTEVKKAVESAFDVKVDSVRIVRKRPGLRRKFGRVVGKLSGYKKAYVKLSEGEKIEFFEGV, from the coding sequence ATGGACTATACTCAGATTCTTATCAAACCGGTAATATCGGAAAAGGCTACTGACATTAAGGAAGCAGCCAATCAGGTTGCCTTCTACGTGCTGCCTTCTGCCAATAAGACTGAAGTCAAAAAAGCAGTTGAATCTGCTTTTGACGTAAAGGTTGATTCCGTACGTATCGTACGTAAAAGACCCGGTCTTCGCAGAAAGTTCGGCCGTGTTGTCGGCAAATTGTCCGGCTACAAGAAAGCTTACGTAAAGCTTTCCGAAGGCGAAAAAATCGAATTCTTCGAAGGAGTTTAA
- the rplD gene encoding 50S ribosomal protein L4 produces the protein MATITIYDQTKKEVGSMDLAPEVFEVPVKPEILHLVVRSQLAAKRQGTHATKTRGMKRGGGAKPWRQKGTGRARAGSTRSPLWRGGGTTFGPQPRDYSFKVNKKVRRLALKMALTSRLSEEKMMVVKNIDLPEIKTKLFVEVAEALGLEKALVVVKDADNKLLLSARNIPGIKLITADQLNVYDILKARQLVMLENAAQDLQERLK, from the coding sequence ATGGCTACCATTACTATATATGATCAAACTAAAAAGGAAGTCGGGAGCATGGATCTTGCTCCGGAAGTTTTCGAAGTTCCGGTCAAGCCTGAAATCCTGCATCTCGTAGTACGTTCCCAGCTTGCAGCCAAACGCCAGGGTACTCATGCCACTAAAACTCGTGGTATGAAACGCGGCGGTGGCGCAAAGCCTTGGCGCCAGAAAGGCACCGGTCGTGCTCGTGCAGGTTCCACACGTTCACCCCTGTGGCGTGGTGGTGGAACCACTTTTGGTCCCCAGCCCCGCGACTACTCCTTCAAGGTTAATAAAAAGGTCCGCCGTCTTGCTCTCAAGATGGCTCTCACTTCCAGACTCAGCGAAGAAAAGATGATGGTTGTGAAGAACATCGACCTTCCCGAAATCAAGACTAAGCTCTTCGTTGAAGTTGCTGAAGCTCTGGGTCTCGAAAAAGCCTTGGTCGTTGTTAAGGACGCAGATAACAAACTCCTCCTTTCTGCGAGGAACATCCCCGGCATTAAGCTTATCACTGCCGATCAGCTGAATGTTTATGACATTCTGAAAGCTCGTCAGCTGGTAATGCTTGAGAACGCAGCACAGGATCTGCAGGAGAGGTTAAAATAG